A single Balaenoptera ricei isolate mBalRic1 chromosome 13, mBalRic1.hap2, whole genome shotgun sequence DNA region contains:
- the NDUFAF7 gene encoding protein arginine methyltransferase NDUFAF7, mitochondrial isoform X2: MSVFAAAGAGLLCAGRLCAVRAVLPCLWRGKYFSSGNEPAENNPVTPMLRHLMYKIKSTGPITVAEYMKEVLTNPAKGYYVNRDMLGEKGDFITSPEISQIFGELLGIWFISEWIATGKNAAFQLVELGPGRGTLLGDILRVFSQLASVLKNCDISIHLVEVSQKLSEIQALTLTEEKVLLERNAGSPVYMKGVTKSGIPISWYRDLQDVPKEYSFYLAHEFFDVLPVHKFQKTPHGWREVLIDIDPQVSDKLRFVLAPCATPAEAFIQELSQRISLTGGAALIADYGHDGTKTDTFRGFCGHRLHDVLIAPGTADLTADVDFSYLRRTSQGKVASLGPIKQQTFLRNMGIDVRLKVLLDKSDEPSLRQQLLQGYDMLMNPTKMGERFNFFALIPHQRLHGRNHQMNACQSKPSPSPVAGFGELAWR; this comes from the exons ATGAGCGTCTTCGCTGCGGCAGGCGCTGGGCTGCTGTGCGCTGGGCGGTTGTGTGCCGTGCGCGCGG tccttccttgtctttggaGAGGAAAGTACTTCAGTTCCGGGAATGAGCCGGCAGAAAACAACCCGGTGACCCCTATGCTGCGGCATCTTATGTACAAAATCAAGTCTACTGGTCCCATCACCGTGGCCGAGTACATGAAGGAGGTCTTGACCAACCCAGCCAAG gGCTATTATGTGAACCGTGACATGCTAGGAGAAAAAGGAGATTTCATTACTTCACCTGAAATAAGTCAGATCTTTGGGGAG CTCCTAGGGATATGGTTCATCAGTGAATGGATAGCCACTGGAAAAAATGCAGCTTTCCAACTGGTGGAACTGGGCCCAGGCAGGGGTACCCTCTTGGGAGATATTTTGAGG gtgTTCAGTCAGCTTGCATCTGTGCTGAAAAACTGTGACATTTCAATACATCTGGTAGAGGTCAGCCAAAAATTAAGTGAGATTCAAGCATTAACGTTGACTGAAGAGAAGGTCCTATTAGAGCGAAATGCTGGATCCCCAGTATATATGAAAGGTGTCACTAAGTCTGGAATTCCAATTTCCTGGTACCGAGATCTGCAAGATGTTCCAAaag aGTACAGCTTTTATCTTGCACATGAATTTTTCGATGTTCTTCCTGTGCATAAGTTTCAG AAAACACCACACGGATGGCGAGAAGTACTCATTGATATTGATCCACAGGTTTCTGATAAACTGAGATTTGTTTTGGCGCCTTGTGCTACCCCAGCAGAAGCCTTCATACAa GAACTTTCTCAACGCATTTCACTAACTGGAGGTGCTGCCCTGATTGCTGATTATGGTCATGATGGAACTAAGACAGATACCTTCAGA GGGTTTTGTGGCCACAGGCTTCATGATGTCTTAATTGCCCCGGGAACAGCAGACCTCACAGCTGACGTGGACTTCAGTTACTTGCGCAGAACGTCCCAGGGGAAAGTAGCTTCTCTGGGTCCAATAAAACAGCagacatttttaagaaatatggGCATTGATGTCCGGCTGAAG gttCTTTTAGATAAATCAGATGAGCCATCACTGAGGCAGCAGTTACTTCAGGGCTATGATATGTTAATGAATCCTACGAAGATGGGAGAAAGATTTAACTTTTTTGCCTTGATACCTCATCAGAGACTTCATGGTAGAAATCATCAGATGAATGCATGTCAGTCAAAACCCTCTCCATCACCTGTAGCTGGGTTTGGTGAACTTGCTTGGCGGTGA
- the NDUFAF7 gene encoding protein arginine methyltransferase NDUFAF7, mitochondrial isoform X1, whose protein sequence is MSVFAAAGAGLLCAGRLCAVRAVLPCLWRGKYFSSGNEPAENNPVTPMLRHLMYKIKSTGPITVAEYMKEVLTNPAKGYYVNRDMLGEKGDFITSPEISQIFGELLGIWFISEWIATGKNAAFQLVELGPGRGTLLGDILRVFSQLASVLKNCDISIHLVEVSQKLSEIQALTLTEEKVLLERNAGSPVYMKGVTKSGIPISWYRDLQDVPKEYSFYLAHEFFDVLPVHKFQKTPHGWREVLIDIDPQVSDKLRFVLAPCATPAEAFIQCDETRDHVEVCPDAGVIIQELSQRISLTGGAALIADYGHDGTKTDTFRGFCGHRLHDVLIAPGTADLTADVDFSYLRRTSQGKVASLGPIKQQTFLRNMGIDVRLKVLLDKSDEPSLRQQLLQGYDMLMNPTKMGERFNFFALIPHQRLHGRNHQMNACQSKPSPSPVAGFGELAWR, encoded by the exons ATGAGCGTCTTCGCTGCGGCAGGCGCTGGGCTGCTGTGCGCTGGGCGGTTGTGTGCCGTGCGCGCGG tccttccttgtctttggaGAGGAAAGTACTTCAGTTCCGGGAATGAGCCGGCAGAAAACAACCCGGTGACCCCTATGCTGCGGCATCTTATGTACAAAATCAAGTCTACTGGTCCCATCACCGTGGCCGAGTACATGAAGGAGGTCTTGACCAACCCAGCCAAG gGCTATTATGTGAACCGTGACATGCTAGGAGAAAAAGGAGATTTCATTACTTCACCTGAAATAAGTCAGATCTTTGGGGAG CTCCTAGGGATATGGTTCATCAGTGAATGGATAGCCACTGGAAAAAATGCAGCTTTCCAACTGGTGGAACTGGGCCCAGGCAGGGGTACCCTCTTGGGAGATATTTTGAGG gtgTTCAGTCAGCTTGCATCTGTGCTGAAAAACTGTGACATTTCAATACATCTGGTAGAGGTCAGCCAAAAATTAAGTGAGATTCAAGCATTAACGTTGACTGAAGAGAAGGTCCTATTAGAGCGAAATGCTGGATCCCCAGTATATATGAAAGGTGTCACTAAGTCTGGAATTCCAATTTCCTGGTACCGAGATCTGCAAGATGTTCCAAaag aGTACAGCTTTTATCTTGCACATGAATTTTTCGATGTTCTTCCTGTGCATAAGTTTCAG AAAACACCACACGGATGGCGAGAAGTACTCATTGATATTGATCCACAGGTTTCTGATAAACTGAGATTTGTTTTGGCGCCTTGTGCTACCCCAGCAGAAGCCTTCATACAa TGTGATGAAACAAGGGATCACGTGGAAGTGTGTCCTGATGCTGGTGTTATTATTCAGGAACTTTCTCAACGCATTTCACTAACTGGAGGTGCTGCCCTGATTGCTGATTATGGTCATGATGGAACTAAGACAGATACCTTCAGA GGGTTTTGTGGCCACAGGCTTCATGATGTCTTAATTGCCCCGGGAACAGCAGACCTCACAGCTGACGTGGACTTCAGTTACTTGCGCAGAACGTCCCAGGGGAAAGTAGCTTCTCTGGGTCCAATAAAACAGCagacatttttaagaaatatggGCATTGATGTCCGGCTGAAG gttCTTTTAGATAAATCAGATGAGCCATCACTGAGGCAGCAGTTACTTCAGGGCTATGATATGTTAATGAATCCTACGAAGATGGGAGAAAGATTTAACTTTTTTGCCTTGATACCTCATCAGAGACTTCATGGTAGAAATCATCAGATGAATGCATGTCAGTCAAAACCCTCTCCATCACCTGTAGCTGGGTTTGGTGAACTTGCTTGGCGGTGA